One region of Streptomyces davaonensis JCM 4913 genomic DNA includes:
- a CDS encoding SDR family NAD(P)-dependent oxidoreductase, whose protein sequence is MSEQESRTAVVTGATSGIGLATTRLLAERGYRVFLCARTEDSVLRTVKELRDEGLDVDGRPCDVRSTEDVQRFVGAAADRYGTVDVLVNNAGRSGGGVTADIADELWLDVIATNLNSVFLMTREVLNTGGMRHKDWGRIVNIASTAGKQGVVLGAPYSASKHGVVGFTKALGNELAPTGITVNAVCPGYVETPMAQRVRSGYAAAYDTSEEKILEKFQAKIPLGRYSTPEEVAGLVGYLVTDAAASITAQALNVCGGLGNF, encoded by the coding sequence ATGTCGGAGCAGGAGTCACGGACGGCCGTGGTGACCGGCGCGACCAGCGGGATCGGCCTCGCCACTACGCGGCTGCTGGCAGAGCGCGGTTACCGGGTCTTCCTCTGCGCCCGTACCGAGGACAGCGTGCTGCGTACGGTCAAGGAACTGCGCGACGAGGGCCTGGACGTCGACGGCCGCCCGTGCGACGTCCGTTCCACCGAGGACGTCCAGCGCTTCGTCGGCGCCGCGGCCGACCGGTACGGCACGGTCGACGTGCTGGTCAACAACGCCGGCCGCAGCGGTGGCGGGGTCACCGCCGACATCGCGGACGAGCTGTGGCTGGACGTCATCGCCACCAATCTCAACAGCGTGTTCCTGATGACCCGTGAGGTGCTGAACACGGGCGGGATGCGGCACAAGGACTGGGGCCGCATCGTCAACATCGCCTCGACCGCCGGGAAGCAGGGAGTCGTGCTCGGCGCCCCGTACTCGGCCTCCAAGCACGGGGTGGTCGGCTTCACCAAGGCCCTCGGCAATGAGCTGGCTCCCACCGGGATCACCGTGAACGCGGTCTGCCCCGGATATGTGGAGACGCCCATGGCCCAGCGCGTGCGGTCGGGTTACGCGGCCGCGTACGACACCAGCGAGGAGAAGATCCTGGAGAAGTTCCAGGCGAAGATCCCGCTCGGCCGGTACTCCACCCCCGAGGAGGTCGCCGGTCTCGTCGGCTACCTGGTCACCGACGCCGCCGCCTCCATCACCGCGCAGGCGCTGAACGTCTGCGGCGGTCTCGGCAACTTCTGA